In the Telopea speciosissima isolate NSW1024214 ecotype Mountain lineage chromosome 2, Tspe_v1, whole genome shotgun sequence genome, one interval contains:
- the LOC122652288 gene encoding fructose-bisphosphate aldolase, cytoplasmic isozyme-like: MSCYKGKYHDELIANAAFLATPGKGILAADESTMTVGKRLASVNVENTEPNRQALRELYLCCPGALQYLSGTILYDEGVFQKTADGKPFVEVLKEAGVLPGVKSDKGYVELYGTNGETTTTGLDGLAQRCQKYYEVGVRFAKWRGVFNIGSNEPSPLAIHENANTLARSAIICQENGLVPVVEADIQVVEGAHDIDMCADVTERVLAAVYKALNDHHVLLEGSLLKPNMVIPGKQAKKASPELVAEYTVRALQRTVPPAVPGVMFLSGGMSEEEASLYLNAMNKLQGKKPWTLSFSFGRGLQHGALMIWKGKKENVEEARACFLKRCKANSEATLGTYKGESA; the protein is encoded by the coding sequence ATGAACTCATTGCCAATGCTGCCTTCCTTGCCACACCTGGAAAGGGTATCCTTGCTGCTGATGAGTCCACTATGACTGTTGGCAAGCGTCTAGCAAGCGTCAATGTCGAGAACACCGAGCCTAACAGGCAGGCACTACGTGAACTTTACTTATGCTGTCCTGGTGCTCTCCAATATCTAAGTGGTACAATCCTCTACGACGAGGGTGTTTTCCAAAAAACTGCCGATGGTAAGCCTTTCGTCGAAGTCTTGAAGGAAGCAGGAGTTCTTCCTGGCGTTAAGTCTGACAAGGGATATGTTGAGCTCTATGGCACCAATGGTGAGACCACCACAACTGGACTTGACGGACTTGCTCAGCGCTGCCAGAAGTATTATGAAGTCGGTGTCCGGTTTGCTAAATGGCGTGGTGTGTTCAATATTGGTTCTAATGAACCTTCTCCACTAGCCATCCATGAGAATGCCAATACCTTGGCACGCTCTGCCATTATCTGCCAAGAGAATGGCCTGGTTCCAGTTGTTGAGGCAGATATCCAAGTCGTCGAGGGTGCTCATGACATTGACATGTGTGCGGATGTTACTGAACGTGTTCTTGCAGCGGTCTACAAGGCATTGAATGATCACCATGTCCTGCTAGAGGGTAGTCTGTTGAAGCCCAACATGGTGATCCCTGGAAAACAGGCCAAGAAGGCATCTCCAGAGTTAGTGGCAGAGTACACAGTGCGGGCCTTGCAGCGAACAGTGCCTCCTGCAGTTCCTGGTGTGATGTTCTTGTCCGGTGGAATGAGTGAGGAGGAAGCATCTCTGTACCTCAATGCCATGAATAAGCTTCAGGGTAAGAAACCATGGACTCTATCATTCTCCTTTGGACGTGGTCTGCAGCACGGTGCACTGATGATatggaaagggaaaaaagagaatgtCGAAGAAGCACGGGCTTGCTTCCTGAAGAGGTGCAAGGCAAACTCAGAAGCTACCCTTGGTACCTACAAGGGTGAATCTGCCTAA